A window of Rhodococcus sp. SGAir0479 contains these coding sequences:
- the leuA gene encoding 2-isopropylmalate synthase, protein MSPADAFTSGSRTITPPSKPAPADQPSWNTQKNSSMPTFRYRPYGEEVETVSLPDRTWPDKVIDRAPQWCAVDLRDGNQALIDPMSPARKRRMFELLVRMGYKEIEVGFPSASQTDFDFVREIIEDNAIPDDVTIQVLTQSRPELIKRTFEACAGAKNVIVHFYNSTSILQRRVVFRADKDAIKKIATDAAALVLEEAQNHPDTNWRWEYSPESYTGTELSYAKEVCDAVVETLGATPDNRVIINLPATVEMATPNVYADSIEWMHRNLAQRESIILSLHPHNDRGTGVAAAELGYQAGADRIEGCLFGNGERTGNVCLVTLGLNMFTRGVDPQIDFSNIDEVRRTVEYCNQLPVHERHPYGGDLVYTAFSGSHQDAINKGLDAMKVAADEQDSDVDDIVWEVPYLPIDPKDVGRTYEAVIRVNSQSGKGGVAYIMKADHGLQLPRRLQIEFSQAVQKITDGEGGEVSPKEMWDVFSEEYLSPVSPLERMRQKVTAAEEDGGTDSITAVIKVNGKEQEISGAGNGPLAAFVDALGTIGFDVRVLDYSEHAMSAGDDAQAAAYVECSVTLPDGTNKVVWGVGIATSITTASLRAVVSAVNRAH, encoded by the coding sequence ATGTCCCCCGCTGACGCCTTCACTTCCGGTTCGCGCACCATCACGCCGCCGTCCAAGCCGGCGCCCGCCGATCAGCCGAGCTGGAACACCCAGAAGAACTCGTCGATGCCGACGTTCCGCTACCGCCCCTACGGCGAAGAGGTCGAGACGGTGTCGCTGCCCGACCGCACCTGGCCGGACAAGGTCATCGACCGTGCCCCGCAGTGGTGCGCCGTGGACCTGCGCGACGGCAACCAGGCCCTGATCGATCCGATGAGCCCCGCCCGCAAGCGCCGCATGTTCGAGCTGCTGGTCCGGATGGGCTACAAGGAGATCGAGGTCGGCTTCCCGTCCGCCAGCCAGACGGACTTCGACTTCGTCCGCGAGATCATCGAGGACAACGCGATCCCCGACGACGTCACCATCCAGGTGCTGACGCAGTCGCGGCCGGAGCTGATCAAGCGCACGTTCGAGGCCTGCGCCGGCGCCAAGAACGTGATCGTGCACTTCTACAACTCCACCTCGATCCTGCAGCGCCGGGTCGTCTTCCGCGCCGACAAGGACGCGATCAAGAAGATCGCCACGGACGCCGCCGCGCTGGTACTGGAGGAGGCGCAGAACCACCCCGACACCAACTGGCGGTGGGAGTACTCGCCCGAGTCGTACACCGGCACCGAACTGTCGTACGCCAAGGAGGTGTGCGACGCCGTGGTCGAGACCCTGGGCGCCACCCCCGACAACCGGGTGATCATCAACCTGCCCGCCACCGTCGAGATGGCCACCCCCAACGTGTACGCCGACTCCATCGAGTGGATGCACCGCAACCTGGCGCAGCGCGAGAGCATCATCCTGTCGTTGCACCCGCACAACGACCGCGGCACCGGTGTCGCCGCTGCCGAGCTGGGTTACCAGGCCGGCGCCGACCGCATCGAGGGCTGCCTGTTCGGTAACGGTGAGCGCACCGGCAACGTGTGCCTGGTGACGCTGGGTCTGAACATGTTCACCCGCGGCGTCGACCCGCAGATCGACTTCTCGAACATCGACGAGGTCCGCCGCACCGTCGAGTACTGCAACCAGCTGCCGGTCCACGAGCGTCACCCGTACGGCGGCGACTTGGTCTACACCGCGTTCTCGGGCAGCCACCAGGACGCGATCAACAAGGGCCTGGACGCGATGAAGGTCGCGGCGGACGAGCAGGACTCGGACGTCGACGACATCGTCTGGGAGGTCCCCTACCTGCCGATCGACCCCAAGGACGTGGGCCGCACCTACGAGGCCGTCATCCGCGTCAACTCGCAGTCCGGTAAGGGCGGCGTCGCGTACATCATGAAGGCGGACCACGGCCTGCAGCTGCCGCGCCGCCTGCAGATCGAGTTCTCGCAGGCCGTCCAGAAGATCACCGACGGCGAGGGCGGCGAGGTCTCGCCGAAGGAGATGTGGGACGTCTTCTCGGAGGAGTACCTGTCTCCGGTCAGCCCGCTCGAGCGCATGCGCCAGAAGGTGACGGCGGCCGAGGAGGACGGCGGCACCGACTCGATCACCGCGGTGATCAAGGTGAACGGCAAGGAGCAGGAGATCTCCGGCGCCGGCAACGGCCCGCTGGCCGCGTTCGTCGACGCGCTGGGCACCATCGGCTTCGACGTCCGCGTGCTGGACTACTCCGAGCACGCGATGTCCGCCGGTGACGACGCTCAGGCCGCGGCCTACGTCGAGTGCTCGGTGACCCTGCCCGACGGCACCAACAAGGTCGTCTGGGGCGTCGGCATCGCCACCTCCATCACCACCGCGTCGCTGCGCGCCGTCGTCTCGGCGGTCAACCGGGCGCACTAG
- the narJ gene encoding nitrate reductase molybdenum cofactor assembly chaperone, translating into MKAAQLRVVDQAASLLLDYPTPALVARLPVLAGALAELPAGTARSDLTGFVEHVGSRPLPELARHYVETFDLRRKSCLYLTYYADGDTRRRGVTLVRLKQYYRRAGVEFAAADLPDFLPVVLEFGAATGDRSLLGRHVLGLQLIRLGLVEAGSPYRAVLDALLSTLPGPTADDREAVLALARNGPPQEEVGLEPFPTGGAP; encoded by the coding sequence GTGAAGGCCGCGCAGCTGCGCGTGGTCGATCAGGCCGCGTCGCTGCTGCTCGACTATCCCACCCCCGCGCTGGTGGCCCGCCTGCCGGTGCTCGCGGGCGCGCTCGCCGAACTACCGGCCGGCACCGCGCGGTCCGATCTCACCGGCTTCGTCGAACACGTCGGTAGCCGACCGCTCCCGGAGCTCGCGCGCCACTACGTCGAGACTTTCGATCTGCGCCGCAAGAGTTGTCTGTACCTGACGTACTACGCCGACGGCGACACCCGGCGCCGGGGCGTGACGCTGGTCCGCCTCAAGCAGTACTACCGGCGCGCCGGGGTGGAGTTCGCGGCGGCCGACCTGCCGGACTTCCTGCCGGTGGTGCTCGAGTTCGGGGCGGCGACCGGGGACCGCTCGCTGCTGGGCCGGCACGTGCTGGGTCTGCAGCTGATCCGGCTCGGCCTCGTCGAGGCCGGCAGTCCGTACCGAGCGGTGCTCGACGCACTGTTGTCGACGCTGCCGGGGCCGACGGCCGACGACCGCGAGGCCGTCCTCGCGCTGGCCCGCAACGGACCGCCGCAGGAAGAGGTGGGCCTGGAACCGTTTCCGACCGGAGGTGCCCCGTGA
- a CDS encoding TspO/MBR family protein, which yields MTASTRPEAPGPVERPDGPRRGRLLTALAKTGAATTAAAVTGSLASSGANSPWFVRLRKPRFQPPAAVFPIVWTALYADIAATSALAAERLEATDPEQSTAYARALAVNLALNAGWSWVFFRAHRLAAAPVVAGALAVSSADLTRRTARVHRGAGWALAPYPAWCAFATVLSSAIWWKNR from the coding sequence ATGACCGCATCCACCAGGCCGGAGGCACCCGGCCCGGTCGAGAGGCCCGACGGACCACGCCGCGGACGGCTGCTGACCGCGCTGGCGAAGACCGGCGCCGCGACTACCGCGGCGGCCGTGACCGGTTCTCTCGCGAGCAGCGGCGCGAACAGCCCGTGGTTCGTCCGGTTGCGCAAGCCCCGCTTCCAGCCGCCGGCAGCTGTCTTCCCGATCGTGTGGACGGCGCTGTACGCCGACATCGCCGCCACCTCCGCTCTCGCGGCGGAGCGGCTGGAGGCGACCGATCCGGAGCAGTCCACCGCCTACGCCCGGGCCCTCGCGGTGAACCTGGCACTCAACGCCGGCTGGAGTTGGGTGTTCTTCCGGGCGCACCGCCTCGCGGCGGCGCCGGTGGTGGCGGGCGCCCTCGCCGTGAGCAGCGCCGATCTCACACGCCGCACCGCACGGGTGCACCGCGGGGCCGGCTGGGCGCTGGCGCCGTACCCCGCGTGGTGTGCGTTCGCCACGGTGCTGTCGAGTGCGATCTGGTGGAAGAACCGCTAG
- a CDS encoding nitrate reductase subunit alpha — protein MSRATEDPARSAPTPPAPIEGPFGAALVETGRFFTRSTVSADLRAVYRTGGREGDAFYRDRWSHDKVVRSTHGVNCTGSCSWKVYVKDGVITWETQATDYPSVGPDRPEYEPRGCPRGAAFSWYTYSPTRVRYPYVRGLLLEMFQEARERLGDPVLAWSDVVGDPERRARYQRARGKGGLVRASWDDAVEMIAAAHVHTIATYGPDRVAGFSPIPAFSMVSFAAGSRFIELLGGVMTSFYDWYADLPVASPQVFGDQTDVPESGDWWDAAYLIMWGSNVPVTRTPDAHWMAEARYRGQKVVVVSPDYADATKFADAWLPAQPGTDGALAMAMGHVILQENYVDRRVPFFADFATRYTDLPFLVTLTERDGAYVPGRFLRSSDLGDTGEGAEWKTVLLDAATGAPVVPPGSVGFRYTDSGVGQWNLDLGDTTPALSVRDAAGEDGAVELLLPRFDIGERGAVMRRGVPVREVGGHLVTTALDLMLAQYGVHRTGLPGTWPRGFDDPEQPYTPAWQEPLTSVPAEAVTRIAREFAHSAARSGGRSMIIMGAGICQWFHGDATYRAVLALLMLTGSMGRNGGGWAHYVGQEKVRPITGWATMAMATDWSRPPRQAIGTGFWYMHTDQWRYDGYRADALTSPLAEGRLAGMHTADTMALSTRLGWMPSYPQFDRNPLDLADDIARSGADPGSYVVDELRSGRLKFAVEDPDAEENWPRVLTLWRANLLGSSAKGNEYFLEHLLGAGSSLRAAETPPESRPTSVRWRDEAPRGKLDLLVSLDFRMTSSTLLSDVVLPAATWYEKYDLSSTDMHPFVHAFTPAVDPPWQARSDFDAFTAIARRFGELAQRHLGTRRDVVATPLGHDTPAETGQPFGEVRDWRAGDTAPVPGRTMPNFAVVERDYAAIADKMASLGPLAEQAGLSTKGVTFHPDAEVEDLAHRCGVMSSGAGAGRPAMDTDAKMAEAILALSGTTNGRLALTGFEDLSRRVGRPLGHLAAGNEERRIRFADTQAQPVPTLASPEWSGSEAGGRRYAPFSINVEDLKPWHTLTGRMHFVLDHEWIREFGEVLPIYRPPLDISRLFGETRLGDRDGKALSVRYLTPHSKWSIHSEYQDNLLMLSLSRGGPNVWMNVDDAAAIGVADNEWVEAVNRNGVLVARAVVTHRMPPGTVFVHHVQERLVNVPRSETDGRRGGIHNSLTRVLVKPTHLIGGYAQLSFSWNYFGPTGNQRDEVTVIRRRSQEVQY, from the coding sequence ATGTCGCGTGCAACCGAGGACCCTGCTCGCTCCGCCCCGACACCACCGGCGCCGATCGAAGGGCCGTTCGGTGCCGCGCTGGTCGAGACGGGGCGCTTCTTCACTCGCTCCACCGTGTCCGCGGACCTGCGCGCGGTGTACCGCACGGGCGGTCGCGAGGGCGACGCCTTCTATCGGGACCGGTGGAGTCACGACAAGGTGGTCCGCTCCACGCACGGGGTCAACTGCACCGGGTCGTGCTCGTGGAAGGTGTACGTCAAGGACGGCGTCATCACGTGGGAGACCCAGGCGACGGACTATCCGTCCGTCGGCCCGGACCGTCCCGAGTACGAGCCGCGCGGGTGCCCGCGCGGCGCGGCCTTCTCCTGGTACACCTACTCGCCCACCCGCGTGCGCTATCCGTACGTGCGCGGACTGCTGCTGGAGATGTTCCAGGAGGCCCGCGAACGTCTGGGTGACCCCGTCCTCGCCTGGTCGGACGTCGTCGGCGATCCCGAGCGCCGCGCCCGGTATCAGCGGGCTCGGGGGAAGGGCGGGCTGGTGCGGGCGTCGTGGGACGACGCGGTGGAGATGATCGCCGCCGCGCACGTGCACACGATCGCGACGTACGGTCCGGACCGGGTCGCCGGCTTCTCCCCCATCCCGGCGTTCTCGATGGTGTCGTTCGCGGCCGGGTCGCGATTCATCGAACTGCTCGGCGGCGTGATGACGTCGTTCTACGACTGGTACGCCGACCTGCCGGTCGCGTCGCCGCAGGTGTTCGGTGACCAGACCGACGTCCCCGAGTCGGGTGACTGGTGGGACGCGGCGTACCTGATCATGTGGGGATCGAACGTGCCGGTGACGCGCACTCCCGACGCGCACTGGATGGCCGAGGCACGCTACCGCGGGCAGAAGGTCGTGGTGGTCTCGCCGGACTACGCCGACGCCACCAAGTTCGCCGACGCGTGGCTGCCCGCCCAGCCCGGCACCGACGGTGCGCTCGCGATGGCGATGGGCCACGTGATCCTGCAGGAGAACTACGTGGACCGCCGGGTGCCGTTCTTCGCCGACTTCGCGACGCGCTACACCGACCTGCCGTTCCTGGTGACGCTCACCGAGCGCGACGGCGCTTACGTGCCGGGGCGGTTCCTGCGGTCCTCCGACCTGGGCGACACCGGCGAGGGCGCCGAGTGGAAGACCGTCCTGCTCGACGCCGCCACCGGCGCCCCCGTCGTCCCGCCCGGCAGCGTCGGTTTCCGCTACACCGATTCCGGTGTGGGCCAGTGGAATCTGGACCTGGGCGACACGACACCGGCACTGAGTGTGCGTGACGCCGCGGGCGAAGACGGCGCCGTCGAACTCCTCCTGCCCCGCTTCGACATCGGCGAGCGCGGCGCGGTGATGCGACGCGGAGTACCGGTCCGCGAGGTCGGCGGGCACCTGGTGACCACGGCGCTGGACCTGATGCTCGCGCAGTACGGGGTGCACCGAACCGGGCTACCCGGCACGTGGCCACGCGGATTCGACGACCCCGAGCAGCCGTACACCCCGGCGTGGCAGGAACCGCTCACGTCGGTGCCGGCAGAGGCCGTGACCCGTATCGCCCGCGAATTCGCCCATTCCGCAGCACGATCCGGTGGCCGCTCGATGATCATCATGGGTGCGGGCATCTGCCAGTGGTTCCACGGGGACGCGACGTACCGGGCCGTGCTGGCACTGCTGATGCTCACCGGCAGCATGGGCCGCAACGGCGGCGGGTGGGCCCACTACGTGGGGCAGGAGAAGGTCCGGCCGATCACGGGCTGGGCGACGATGGCCATGGCCACGGACTGGTCGCGGCCGCCGCGGCAGGCGATCGGCACCGGCTTCTGGTACATGCACACCGACCAGTGGCGCTACGACGGCTACCGCGCCGACGCGCTCACCTCCCCCCTCGCCGAGGGCCGGCTCGCGGGCATGCACACCGCCGACACCATGGCGCTGTCCACCCGCTTGGGGTGGATGCCGTCGTACCCGCAGTTCGACCGCAACCCCCTCGACCTGGCCGACGACATCGCCCGTTCCGGGGCCGACCCCGGCTCGTACGTCGTCGACGAACTACGCAGCGGGAGGCTGAAGTTCGCGGTCGAGGACCCGGATGCGGAGGAGAACTGGCCACGCGTGCTGACGTTGTGGCGAGCGAACCTGTTGGGGTCGTCGGCGAAGGGCAACGAGTACTTCCTCGAACACCTCCTCGGCGCCGGGTCGAGCCTGCGCGCCGCGGAGACCCCGCCCGAGTCACGGCCGACGTCGGTGCGATGGCGCGACGAGGCGCCCCGCGGCAAGCTGGATCTGCTGGTGTCACTGGACTTCCGGATGACCAGTTCGACGCTGCTGTCGGACGTCGTGCTGCCCGCGGCGACGTGGTACGAGAAATACGACCTGTCGAGCACCGACATGCACCCGTTCGTGCACGCGTTCACCCCCGCCGTCGATCCACCGTGGCAGGCGCGCAGCGACTTCGACGCCTTCACCGCGATCGCCCGCCGGTTCGGTGAACTCGCGCAGCGCCATCTCGGTACCCGCCGCGACGTGGTGGCCACTCCGCTGGGCCACGACACCCCCGCGGAGACCGGCCAACCGTTCGGGGAGGTCCGTGACTGGCGGGCGGGCGACACGGCGCCGGTCCCCGGCCGGACCATGCCGAATTTCGCGGTCGTCGAGCGCGACTACGCGGCGATCGCGGACAAGATGGCCAGCCTCGGCCCGCTGGCGGAACAGGCCGGGCTGAGCACCAAAGGCGTGACGTTCCACCCGGACGCGGAGGTCGAGGACCTGGCCCACCGGTGCGGGGTGATGTCGAGCGGTGCCGGGGCCGGGCGCCCCGCGATGGACACCGACGCGAAGATGGCCGAGGCGATCCTGGCGCTGTCCGGCACGACCAACGGGCGGCTCGCGCTCACCGGGTTCGAGGACCTGTCCCGTCGGGTCGGTCGACCACTGGGCCATCTGGCGGCCGGCAACGAGGAACGCCGGATCCGGTTCGCCGACACCCAGGCCCAGCCCGTGCCGACGCTGGCCAGCCCCGAATGGTCCGGCAGCGAGGCCGGCGGCCGGCGGTACGCGCCGTTCAGCATCAACGTCGAGGACCTCAAACCGTGGCACACACTCACCGGCCGGATGCACTTCGTCCTGGACCACGAGTGGATACGCGAATTCGGCGAGGTGCTACCGATCTACCGTCCCCCCCTGGACATCAGCCGCCTGTTCGGGGAGACGCGACTGGGAGACCGGGACGGGAAGGCGTTGTCGGTGCGCTACCTGACGCCGCACTCGAAGTGGTCGATCCACTCCGAGTACCAGGACAACCTGCTGATGCTCTCGCTCTCGCGCGGCGGACCCAACGTGTGGATGAACGTCGACGACGCCGCGGCGATCGGGGTGGCCGACAACGAGTGGGTGGAGGCCGTCAATCGCAACGGCGTCCTGGTCGCCCGCGCCGTCGTCACGCATCGCATGCCGCCGGGAACGGTGTTCGTGCACCACGTGCAGGAGCGTCTGGTGAACGTGCCCAGGTCGGAGACCGACGGCCGGCGCGGTGGCATCCACAATTCACTCACCCGGGTGCTGGTGAAACCGACCCATCTCATCGGCGGGTACGCACAGCTGTCGTTCTCCTGGAACTACTTTGGGCCCACCGGAAATCAACGCGACGAGGTCACCGTGATCCGCCGCCGCAGCCAGGAGGTGCAGTACTGA
- the narH gene encoding nitrate reductase subunit beta yields MQVAAQVAMVMNLDKCIGCHTCSVTCKQTWTNRSGTEYVWFNNVETRPGQGYPRKYENQDLWKGGWTLNRRGRLTLRAGGRVKKLLSIFANPLLPDIRDYYEPWTYDYDTLTSAPLGDDFPVAQPISLLSGKPTPVTWSANWDDDLGGTAATDAHDPILEQMRRDATDAVKLEYEKTFMFFLPRICEHCLNPSCVASCPSGAMYKRAEDGIVLVDQDQCRGWRMCVTGCPYKKVYFNHRTGKAEKCTFCYPRVEVGLPTVCSETCVGRLRYIGVVLYDLDRVGEVASTPDERELYDAQRGLLLDPEDPQVIEGARAAGIPDDWMDAARRSPVYALIEKYRVALPLHPEFRTLPMVWYVPPLSPVVDVLSRTGHDGEDLDNLFGAIDTLRIPIEYLAGLFTAGDPEPVTAVLHRLAAMRSYMRDLNLADEPDESIATAVGMTAEQVYEMYRLLAIAKYEERYVIPTAHAEQAHQLEELGCSLDFEGGPGMLDSGPFGEASGRPVPVAVETFHALRHRQSADSVADPRDRAARVNLLNWDGKGVVDGMFPDRNGDRS; encoded by the coding sequence ATGCAGGTGGCAGCGCAGGTCGCGATGGTGATGAACCTCGACAAGTGCATCGGATGCCACACGTGCTCGGTGACGTGCAAGCAGACGTGGACCAACCGCAGCGGCACCGAGTACGTGTGGTTCAACAACGTGGAAACGCGGCCGGGACAGGGTTACCCCCGCAAGTACGAGAACCAGGACCTGTGGAAGGGCGGGTGGACGCTGAACCGGCGGGGCCGGCTCACGCTGCGCGCCGGTGGCCGCGTGAAGAAGCTGCTGTCGATCTTCGCGAACCCGCTGCTGCCCGACATCCGTGATTACTACGAGCCGTGGACGTACGACTACGACACGCTCACCTCCGCGCCGCTCGGGGACGACTTTCCGGTGGCGCAACCGATCTCGTTGCTGTCCGGTAAGCCCACCCCGGTCACGTGGAGCGCCAACTGGGACGACGACCTCGGCGGCACCGCCGCCACCGACGCGCACGACCCGATCCTCGAGCAGATGCGGCGCGACGCGACCGACGCGGTGAAACTCGAGTACGAGAAGACGTTCATGTTCTTCCTCCCGCGGATCTGCGAGCACTGCCTCAACCCGTCGTGTGTGGCGTCGTGCCCGTCCGGGGCGATGTACAAGCGCGCGGAGGACGGGATCGTGCTGGTGGACCAGGACCAGTGCCGGGGCTGGCGCATGTGCGTGACCGGATGTCCTTACAAGAAGGTCTATTTCAATCACCGCACGGGCAAGGCCGAGAAGTGCACGTTCTGTTATCCGCGGGTGGAGGTGGGACTGCCCACGGTGTGCTCGGAGACCTGTGTGGGCAGGCTGCGGTACATCGGGGTGGTGCTGTACGACCTCGACCGGGTGGGCGAGGTGGCGTCGACGCCCGACGAGCGGGAGCTGTACGACGCACAGCGCGGCCTGTTGCTCGACCCGGAGGATCCTCAGGTGATCGAGGGCGCTCGCGCGGCCGGCATCCCCGACGACTGGATGGACGCGGCGCGCCGCTCCCCCGTGTATGCGCTCATCGAGAAGTACCGGGTGGCCCTGCCCCTGCATCCGGAGTTCCGCACGCTGCCCATGGTCTGGTACGTACCGCCGCTGTCCCCGGTCGTGGACGTGCTGAGCCGGACCGGGCACGACGGCGAGGACCTCGACAACCTCTTCGGGGCGATCGACACGCTGCGTATCCCGATCGAGTACCTGGCCGGGTTGTTCACCGCGGGCGACCCGGAACCGGTGACCGCGGTGCTGCACCGGCTGGCGGCGATGCGGTCGTACATGCGCGATCTCAATCTGGCCGACGAGCCGGACGAGTCGATCGCGACGGCAGTCGGAATGACCGCGGAGCAGGTGTACGAGATGTACCGACTCCTCGCGATCGCGAAGTACGAGGAGCGCTACGTCATTCCGACCGCGCATGCCGAACAGGCGCACCAGCTCGAGGAACTCGGTTGCAGTCTCGACTTCGAGGGCGGCCCCGGCATGCTGGACAGCGGACCGTTCGGCGAGGCGTCGGGGCGCCCGGTCCCGGTCGCGGTGGAGACCTTCCACGCGCTGCGGCACCGCCAGTCGGCGGACTCGGTGGCCGACCCGCGGGATCGTGCGGCGCGGGTCAATCTGCTCAACTGGGACGGCAAGGGTGTCGTCGACGGCATGTTCCCGGACCGCAACGGGGACCGCTCGTGA
- a CDS encoding DUF1269 domain-containing protein, protein MAGAGALGGTFWGLLFGILFFVPLIGAAVGAAVGALTGALTDVGIDDDFIKRLEDQITPGSSALFVLTSDETLDRIHEEFQGQHAELISTNLSHEEEARLREVFAD, encoded by the coding sequence CTGGCCGGGGCGGGTGCCCTCGGCGGCACGTTCTGGGGGCTGCTGTTCGGCATCCTGTTCTTCGTCCCGCTCATCGGCGCAGCGGTGGGTGCCGCTGTGGGGGCATTGACCGGCGCCCTGACCGACGTCGGGATCGACGACGACTTCATCAAGCGACTGGAGGACCAGATCACTCCCGGCAGCTCGGCGCTGTTCGTGCTGACCTCCGACGAGACCCTCGACCGCATCCACGAGGAGTTCCAGGGTCAGCACGCCGAATTGATCTCCACCAACCTGTCGCACGAGGAGGAAGCCCGCCTGCGGGAGGTGTTCGCCGACTGA
- a CDS encoding tellurite resistance/C4-dicarboxylate transporter family protein: MSDGRGVRMGAGRVLTAVPAGAGAAAMSTGIVSVALHLADVEWLSLFWLGVGGAIWLLLVAVFLSRLFDDRGRWADEADTPPALTGVAATCVLGARCVLLDWNQVGWSALVLAFVAWLILMPAVVRHWTSPTVGVHFLLCVATQGLAVLAASLAVSAPASWLVAPAVAAFLAGLCFYLLVLVRFSFDQFRVGAGDHWVFAGALAISGLAAGKLAPAVVSAGWAEGVHHAVRSAGVAIVCLALTGYAVLVACEIRWPRLRYDVRRWSTTFPMGMTSAASMTVAVSSDAGWLRPIGLVLVWPAVVVCLILLFASGRHLSRAAA, from the coding sequence ATGTCCGACGGCCGCGGCGTGAGGATGGGTGCCGGCCGCGTGCTCACCGCCGTCCCGGCGGGTGCCGGCGCGGCGGCCATGTCCACCGGCATCGTCTCGGTGGCGCTGCACCTCGCGGACGTCGAGTGGTTGTCGCTGTTCTGGCTGGGCGTCGGCGGGGCGATCTGGTTGCTGCTGGTCGCGGTCTTCCTGTCCCGGCTGTTCGACGACCGCGGCCGCTGGGCCGACGAGGCCGACACCCCGCCGGCCCTCACCGGGGTGGCCGCCACGTGTGTGCTCGGCGCCCGCTGCGTGCTCCTGGACTGGAACCAGGTCGGCTGGTCGGCGCTGGTGCTCGCGTTCGTCGCCTGGCTGATCCTCATGCCCGCCGTCGTCCGGCACTGGACGTCACCGACCGTGGGGGTGCACTTCCTGCTGTGCGTCGCCACGCAGGGACTGGCGGTGCTGGCGGCGTCGCTCGCGGTATCGGCGCCGGCGTCCTGGCTGGTCGCGCCCGCCGTCGCGGCGTTCCTGGCGGGTCTGTGCTTCTATCTGCTGGTACTGGTCCGGTTCTCGTTCGACCAGTTCCGGGTGGGGGCCGGTGACCACTGGGTGTTCGCGGGCGCGCTCGCGATCAGCGGACTCGCGGCCGGCAAACTCGCGCCTGCCGTCGTCTCGGCCGGCTGGGCGGAGGGGGTGCACCACGCCGTCCGGTCCGCGGGCGTCGCCATCGTCTGTCTGGCGCTGACCGGGTACGCCGTGCTGGTGGCGTGCGAGATCAGGTGGCCGCGACTGCGCTACGACGTCCGCCGCTGGTCCACCACCTTCCCGATGGGAATGACGTCCGCGGCCTCGATGACCGTTGCGGTGTCGTCCGATGCCGGGTGGCTGCGGCCGATCGGCCTGGTCCTGGTGTGGCCGGCGGTGGTGGTGTGCCTGATCCTGTTGTTCGCGTCGGGGCGGCACCTGTCCCGGGCGGCGGCCTGA
- the narI gene encoding respiratory nitrate reductase subunit gamma — MTGNPTDSSIADILLWAVLPYVMVAVFVTGIAWRYRYDQFGWTTRSSELYESRLLRIGSPLFHFGLVFVAAGHVLGLVIPDEWTAALGVTETRYHYVAYVLGGLAGFCTLVGIGILLYRRRTRGPVFMATTRNDKMMYLVLLATICAGLWTTVAANSFHEGYDYRETVGPWFRSLFVFQPEIHLIASAPLTYQVHALIGIVLFILWPFTRLVHAFSAPVKYLFRPYIVYRSRDPEGSPRTEVPGRGWR, encoded by the coding sequence GTGACCGGCAACCCGACCGACAGCAGTATCGCCGACATCCTCCTGTGGGCCGTGCTGCCCTACGTGATGGTGGCGGTCTTCGTGACCGGGATCGCCTGGCGCTACCGGTACGACCAGTTCGGGTGGACCACCCGGTCGTCGGAGTTGTACGAGTCCCGACTCCTGCGCATCGGCAGCCCGTTGTTCCACTTCGGTCTGGTGTTCGTCGCCGCCGGTCACGTGTTGGGGTTGGTGATCCCCGACGAGTGGACCGCCGCGCTCGGGGTCACCGAGACCCGCTACCACTACGTGGCGTACGTCCTCGGCGGGCTGGCCGGCTTCTGTACCCTCGTCGGCATCGGAATCCTGTTGTACCGCAGACGTACCCGCGGACCGGTGTTCATGGCGACGACCCGCAACGACAAGATGATGTACCTGGTGCTGCTCGCCACCATCTGCGCCGGGCTGTGGACCACCGTCGCCGCGAACTCGTTCCACGAGGGCTACGACTACCGCGAGACGGTGGGGCCGTGGTTCCGGAGCCTGTTCGTGTTCCAGCCGGAGATCCACCTCATCGCGTCCGCTCCGCTCACCTACCAGGTGCACGCGCTCATCGGCATCGTGTTGTTCATCCTGTGGCCGTTCACCCGCCTGGTCCACGCCTTCAGCGCCCCGGTCAAGTACCTGTTCCGCCCCTACATCGTGTACCGCAGCCGGGACCCCGAGGGTTCGCCGCGCACCGAGGTGCCCGGCCGCGGATGGCGGTGA